A genomic segment from Methanomassiliicoccus luminyensis B10 encodes:
- a CDS encoding MFS transporter — protein MQKEINDGLAGMWTMELNVGGRRRYEAIIAIILFLTVLSAYLTRVSLSVAMPYVAETFQWDQEQLGGLGGVLLGIFLVGYGLSNIFISPLVDCYGPRKSLLVAVSVWSVFTLLTGIIGVYFSVFVLLRVLLGLSQGIAFPSASSVTQAWFPPEKRSRMNSIYYSSIAFANLLSPLLLLPLIMVTSWNIMFVVLSLLGFAILVPIFFLLKDSPEGPPDCEKKTLRDNLRLTRDNLKESLRIKGIFTLTLSQTLEVLVFWGISLWLPTFLVLARGFTTSELVWAAALPYVGYIVGLLVGSWISDRVGRRSTVTAAFSFAGAVMIVIVNFIHGRWETLVSLGGLFFFLALLSPNITTLLQGCCVNRLTCSATGIVNGFSNGAGALGPIIFGVLAAYTGSYDSALPLMTVMMIASGLVILRFRVYEVPVVCPLPETPDEKE, from the coding sequence ATGCAAAAGGAGATAAACGACGGATTGGCAGGAATGTGGACGATGGAGCTGAACGTTGGCGGGCGCCGGCGCTATGAGGCGATCATCGCCATCATCCTGTTCCTCACCGTTCTGTCCGCCTATCTCACCAGGGTCTCCCTGTCGGTCGCGATGCCGTACGTCGCGGAAACCTTCCAGTGGGACCAGGAACAGCTGGGCGGCCTGGGCGGCGTGCTGCTGGGCATATTCTTGGTGGGGTACGGGCTGTCCAACATCTTCATCAGCCCGCTGGTGGACTGCTACGGTCCGAGAAAGAGCCTGCTGGTGGCGGTGTCGGTTTGGTCGGTGTTCACGCTCCTCACCGGCATCATCGGGGTGTACTTCTCGGTGTTCGTCCTGCTGCGCGTGCTGCTCGGCCTGTCGCAAGGCATCGCGTTCCCGTCCGCCAGCAGCGTCACCCAGGCGTGGTTCCCGCCGGAGAAGAGGTCGCGGATGAACTCCATCTATTACAGCTCCATCGCCTTCGCCAACCTCCTGTCCCCGCTCCTGCTCCTGCCGCTCATCATGGTCACCAGCTGGAACATAATGTTCGTGGTCCTATCCCTTCTGGGGTTCGCCATTCTGGTGCCCATCTTCTTCCTGCTCAAGGACAGCCCGGAGGGCCCCCCGGACTGCGAGAAGAAGACCCTGAGGGACAACCTCCGGCTCACCCGGGACAATCTCAAGGAATCGCTGAGGATCAAGGGCATCTTCACCCTGACGCTGTCGCAGACCCTGGAGGTCCTGGTGTTCTGGGGCATATCGCTGTGGCTGCCTACCTTCCTGGTCCTGGCCAGGGGGTTCACGACCAGCGAGCTGGTTTGGGCCGCCGCGCTGCCGTACGTCGGGTACATCGTCGGCCTGCTGGTCGGCTCGTGGATCAGCGACCGGGTGGGGCGGCGCTCCACGGTCACCGCCGCATTCTCCTTCGCCGGCGCGGTCATGATCGTGATAGTGAACTTCATTCACGGCAGGTGGGAGACGCTGGTCTCCCTGGGCGGCCTGTTCTTCTTCCTCGCCTTGCTGAGCCCGAACATCACCACCCTGCTGCAGGGCTGCTGCGTTAACCGGCTCACTTGCTCGGCTACCGGGATAGTGAACGGCTTCTCCAACGGCGCCGGGGCCCTGGGGCCGATAATCTTCGGTGTCCTTGCCGCATACACCGGTTCGTACGATTCCGCGCTCCCGTTGATGACCGTGATGATGATAGCCAGCGGACTGGTCATACTTCGATTTAGAGTGTACGAGGTGCCGGTGGTGTGCCCCCTGCCCGAAACGCCGGACGAGAAGGAATAA
- a CDS encoding DEAD/DEAH box helicase family protein produces the protein MHISPGGRAGGLFPHSTIREGQERFLEDARMCLSQRTHLLAYAPTGLGKTAVSLTAAVETVLPSNGTVLFLTPRQSQHAIAVDTLRAIWRKQRIGAVDLIGRDDMCLARKDGRAPCAKGQACYFAPAPVDEAAGTLLEYPLHAQESMRSCLRAGVCPYHAALRAAGKATVIVADYNQMFSRSADLLDRLGRPGKDAVLVIDEAHNLPARTMENFSASLAARDLDLALSFPGLRHFTQDLELLRDRAAELMEGRSENISTEDIDGPLKSNCGVDSSGLAEEM, from the coding sequence GTGCATATTAGTCCGGGGGGCAGGGCCGGCGGCCTGTTCCCCCATTCGACCATCCGCGAAGGGCAGGAGCGTTTCCTCGAGGATGCCCGCATGTGCCTGAGCCAACGAACGCATCTGCTGGCGTACGCGCCCACCGGGCTGGGCAAGACCGCCGTCTCCCTCACCGCGGCGGTGGAGACGGTCCTCCCGTCCAACGGGACGGTGCTGTTCCTCACCCCCCGCCAGAGCCAGCATGCCATCGCCGTGGACACCCTGCGGGCGATCTGGCGCAAGCAGAGGATCGGGGCGGTGGACCTCATCGGCAGGGACGACATGTGCCTGGCCAGGAAGGACGGCCGCGCCCCCTGCGCCAAGGGGCAGGCCTGCTACTTCGCCCCCGCCCCCGTGGACGAAGCGGCCGGGACGCTGCTGGAGTACCCCCTGCATGCCCAGGAGTCCATGCGCTCCTGCCTGAGGGCGGGGGTGTGCCCGTACCACGCCGCCCTCAGGGCCGCGGGCAAGGCCACCGTGATCGTGGCCGACTACAACCAGATGTTCTCCCGGTCCGCCGACCTCCTGGACCGCCTGGGGCGCCCGGGGAAGGACGCGGTCCTGGTGATCGACGAGGCCCACAACCTTCCCGCCAGAACGATGGAGAACTTCTCGGCATCCTTGGCGGCCCGGGACCTCGACCTGGCGCTCTCATTCCCCGGCCTCCGGCACTTCACTCAGGACCTGGAGCTGCTGAGAGATCGGGCCGCTGAGCTGATGGAAGGGAGGAGCGAGAACATCTCCACCGAGGACATCGACGGTCCGCTGAAGAGCAACTGCGGGGTCGACTCCTCCGGCCTGGCGGAGGAGATG
- a CDS encoding polyprenyl synthetase family protein — MDVLKEISKRAKEVDGAVMSYLQEGDVPKLMEAVKHYPAAGGKRLRPVLAIAVANAVSGAGKKAMPFGCSLEIIHNFTLVHDDVMDNDPVRRGRPAVHVLFDMPTAIIAGDAQFARAFEVLTETDVPPQHVKRLFRITANTVWLIAEGQQEDMDFEHMPAADLAIDDYMRMIHKKTAVLFECAAEGGTLIAGGTEKQVAAMKEYARLLGLGFQIHDDVLALTSSEEVLGKPVGSDIRNGKRTLIVLHALHSLDASDPRRRTLEKALGNDGATPEEIKAAIRALDDSGSIEYAKKLALDYAAQARKELDVLEESEDKEFLKGLIDFAVGSRKT, encoded by the coding sequence ATGGATGTTCTGAAGGAGATCTCAAAGCGCGCGAAGGAAGTGGACGGGGCGGTCATGTCCTACCTCCAGGAAGGCGATGTACCGAAGCTCATGGAAGCGGTGAAGCACTATCCCGCCGCCGGGGGAAAGAGGCTGCGGCCGGTACTGGCGATCGCGGTCGCCAACGCGGTCAGCGGGGCAGGTAAGAAGGCCATGCCGTTCGGCTGCTCCCTGGAGATAATCCACAACTTCACCCTGGTCCACGATGATGTCATGGACAACGACCCCGTGCGGCGCGGACGGCCAGCGGTGCACGTCCTCTTCGACATGCCCACCGCCATCATCGCCGGCGATGCCCAATTCGCCCGTGCCTTCGAGGTGCTGACCGAGACCGACGTCCCGCCCCAGCACGTCAAGCGGCTGTTCAGGATCACCGCCAACACGGTGTGGCTGATCGCCGAGGGCCAGCAGGAGGACATGGACTTCGAGCACATGCCCGCCGCGGACCTCGCCATCGATGACTACATGCGCATGATCCACAAGAAGACCGCCGTGCTGTTCGAGTGTGCCGCCGAGGGCGGCACCCTCATCGCCGGCGGCACCGAGAAGCAGGTCGCCGCCATGAAGGAGTACGCCCGCCTCCTGGGCCTGGGGTTCCAGATCCATGACGATGTTCTCGCCCTCACCAGCAGCGAGGAGGTGCTGGGGAAGCCCGTGGGCAGCGACATCCGGAACGGCAAGAGGACCCTCATAGTGCTCCATGCCCTGCATTCCCTTGACGCGTCGGATCCCCGCCGCAGGACCCTGGAGAAGGCGCTCGGCAACGACGGCGCGACCCCTGAAGAGATCAAGGCGGCCATCAGGGCGCTGGATGACAGCGGCAGCATCGAGTACGCCAAGAAACTGGCGCTCGACTACGCCGCCCAGGCCAGGAAGGAGCTGGATGTCCTCGAGGAGAGCGAGGACAAGGAGTTCCTGAAGGGGCTCATCGACTTCGCCGTCGGCAGCAGGAAGACCTGA
- the radB gene encoding DNA repair and recombination protein RadB: protein MDKLPFGCKNLDDMLDGGVEAGCVTLLYGEAGTGKTTLCLLLARDVARSGKKVIYLDTEGVSMSRLRQVVGADYEAVAKNILFSSISSFDEQERMVDKAIKLAQSNVDVGMIIIDSISMHYRLTSREEDRGERKSLAGQSTKLTNIAREKNLPILVTSQVYTDVETGTYEALGGHALHHNSKVIIRLDRVSTGVRRAVLMKHRSLPEGLVADFKFTLEGITC, encoded by the coding sequence ATGGACAAGTTGCCGTTCGGCTGCAAGAACCTCGACGACATGTTGGACGGGGGCGTGGAGGCCGGATGCGTCACTCTTCTTTATGGGGAGGCGGGGACGGGAAAGACCACCCTGTGCCTCCTGCTGGCGAGGGATGTGGCCAGGAGCGGCAAGAAGGTCATCTATCTTGATACCGAGGGAGTGTCCATGAGCCGCCTGCGCCAAGTGGTGGGGGCGGATTACGAGGCGGTGGCCAAGAACATCCTGTTCTCGTCGATCAGCAGCTTTGACGAGCAGGAGCGGATGGTGGACAAGGCCATCAAGCTGGCCCAGAGCAACGTGGACGTGGGCATGATAATCATCGACTCCATCAGCATGCACTATCGACTCACCTCCCGGGAGGAGGACCGGGGCGAGAGGAAATCGCTGGCGGGGCAGTCCACCAAGCTGACCAACATCGCCAGGGAGAAGAACCTGCCCATCCTGGTGACGTCTCAGGTGTACACCGACGTGGAGACCGGGACCTATGAGGCCCTGGGAGGGCATGCCCTGCACCACAACTCCAAGGTCATCATCCGGCTGGACCGCGTGTCCACCGGCGTGCGCAGGGCCGTGCTGATGAAGCACCGCTCCCTGCCCGAGGGCCTGGTGGCGGACTTCAAGTTCACCCTCGAAGGAATCACCTGTTAG